A genomic segment from Synchiropus splendidus isolate RoL2022-P1 chromosome 18, RoL_Sspl_1.0, whole genome shotgun sequence encodes:
- the pex10 gene encoding peroxisome biogenesis factor 10: protein MPLAPANQSQLIRSSQKDDYYQSFLRNNANEAFQTVAGSKRWLDWRKEIELLSDVVYYTLTTFSGYQTLGEEYVNIIQVDSSRRRLPSWSQRGLFILCHTFLPYLVDKTLVCLENELEGDQERCSSVRRRQAASGSWTLESWLRRCMQKVVGCLSEPQKKASLPVVFALQQGLTLLHRLHVALFYISGSFYHLSKRASGINYVRVMPVSADDGNIRSSYRLLGLVSLVQLVLTLVLQLNNFRQRQRARQEWKLYRNLTASEQDSHSSKSRAARCILCLEERRHSTSTPCGHLFCWECITEWCNTKAECPLCREKFQPHRLVYLRNYR from the exons ATGCCCCTCGCACCTGCGAACCAGTCCCAGCTGATTCGGTCCAGTCAGAAGGACGATTACTATCAAAGCTTCCTAAGGAACAACGCAAATGAAGCCTTTCAAACGGTTGCAG GATCAAAAAGGTGGTTGGACTGGAGGAAAGAGATTGAGCTCTTGTCAGATGTGGTCTACTACACCCTGACAACGTTCTCAG GCTACCAAACTCTGGGTGAGGAGTATGTCAACATCATCCAGGTGGACAGTAGTAGGCGCCGGCTCCCTTCCTGGTCCCAGCGAGGTCTCTTCATCCTCTGCCACACCTTCCTTCCATACTTGGTGGACAAGACCCTGGTGTGTCTGGAGAATGAACTGGAGGGAGATCAGGAGCGCTGCAGCAGCGTCAGGCGCAGGCAAGCGGCGTCTGGCTCATGGACATTGGAGTCATGGTTAAGGAGATGCATGCAGAAGGTCGTGGGGTGTTTGTCCGAGCCCCAGAAGAAGGCGTCTCTTCCAGTGGTGTTCGCTCTTCAGCAAGGACTGACACTTCTGCACCGACTGCACGTGGCTTTGTTCTACATTAGTGGCTCCTTCTATCATCTGTCCAAGCGGGCGTCAGGCATTAACTAT GTGCGTGTCATGCCGGTGAGTGCTGATGATGGAAACATCAGGAGCAGCTACAGGCTTTTGGGACTAGTGTCTCTGGTCCAGCTGGTCCTGACATTGGTCCTGCAGCTCAACAACTTccgacagagacagagagccaGGCAGGAGTGGAAGCTGTACAGGAATCTCACTGCCAG CGAGCAAGACTCTCACAGCTCCAAGTCCAGAGCTGCCCGCTGCATCCTGtgtctggaggagaggagacacTCCACATCCACTCCCTGTGGCCACCTCTTCTGCTGGGAGTGCATCACAGAGTGGTGCAACACCAAG GCCGAGTGTCCACTGTGTCGGGAGAAGTTCCAGCCTCACCGACTTGTCTACCTGAGGAACTACAGATGA